A genomic region of Pseudoalteromonas piscicida contains the following coding sequences:
- a CDS encoding M16 family metallopeptidase yields the protein MKFKLLATSFAVSLALSGCAATNSDQAQQSAESTQAAQSNKVFAQDYVLEELENGLRVMVVKTNYPDVVSLQIPVSVGSRNEVEAGKTGFAHFFEHMMFKGSEKYPQDVYSDILKNSGVDNRAYTTNDYTNYHLNFSKQHLDKVLEIEADIFQNLTYSEEQFRTEALTVKGEYLKNNASPVRKLLSAVRKEAFDKHTYKHTTMGFFEDIEAMPDQMAYGKTFFERFYKPEYVSLVIVGDVDPKATMAMVKKHWGNWKKGDYQADIPVEPKQDKARYVHEKYDGLPGHWLLVSYKGAAWEPKKKDRAALDLISQLYFSENSALYQELVVDKQLASQMFTYNPETKDPGLLHVFVKVEDEKDLATVRDAINNTYAKARTELVDENKLAALKSNLKYSFINGLDSSQSIASTLASYMHFERDPEVVNALYASADKVTAKDIRDIANKYFVDSSRTTVTMSALESVSGFDKEVNLDKLVAKMDKPVTRHFNVLDKTNNSPLVDVNFLFYTGAAADPAGKKGLAALTAAMIANGGSESQSYKEIQKALYPIAGSFGYQIDKEMISLRGRIHKDNADQWYGIVSQQLLTPGFREDDFKRLKKELIDGIKAGLKASNDEELGKEVLYHELYKGHPYESYNFGDLSDLEAITLDDVKAFYAQQFTQAKLNVGITGALDKQLKEAMFNDLAALPKGEEARLQVPDAPKLSGHHATIVEKNAKSTAVSFGFPIDTVRSSKDWAALWLVRSYFGEHRSSNSHLYQRIRQVRGMNYGDYAYIEYFPRGMFQTKPDANLGRSEQIFQVWLRPLRSNNDAHFATRTALFELDKLIKEGMSKADFEATRNFLINFVPQMVASQDRQLGYALDSQFYNTDEFVAYVTKQLASLSVEDINRVIKENLQTEDIHYVFITGDAKDMAKRLSAEQSSPMTYNTKKPDILLAEDAEIATYPLNIPSKNIKTLDVEKVFE from the coding sequence ATGAAATTCAAATTACTAGCAACCAGCTTTGCCGTAAGCTTAGCGCTTAGTGGCTGCGCAGCGACGAATTCAGACCAAGCTCAACAATCAGCTGAAAGTACTCAAGCTGCCCAATCCAATAAAGTATTCGCCCAAGATTATGTTTTGGAAGAGCTAGAAAATGGCCTTCGCGTCATGGTAGTTAAAACTAACTATCCTGATGTGGTATCGCTTCAAATTCCGGTTTCTGTTGGTTCGCGTAATGAAGTAGAAGCGGGTAAAACCGGCTTTGCTCACTTCTTTGAGCATATGATGTTCAAAGGCTCAGAAAAGTATCCACAAGACGTTTATTCGGACATTTTGAAAAACTCAGGTGTTGATAATCGTGCCTACACGACCAACGACTACACTAACTACCACTTAAATTTCTCAAAGCAGCATTTAGATAAAGTATTAGAAATCGAAGCGGATATCTTTCAAAACCTGACATACAGTGAAGAACAGTTCCGCACCGAAGCACTAACTGTGAAAGGTGAATACCTTAAAAATAATGCCAGTCCGGTTCGAAAACTGCTTTCTGCGGTAAGAAAAGAAGCATTTGATAAACATACCTATAAACACACAACTATGGGCTTTTTTGAAGACATCGAAGCAATGCCAGATCAAATGGCCTATGGTAAAACCTTCTTTGAGCGTTTTTATAAGCCTGAGTATGTATCACTTGTGATCGTAGGTGATGTAGATCCTAAAGCAACTATGGCTATGGTGAAGAAGCATTGGGGTAATTGGAAAAAGGGTGACTACCAAGCCGATATTCCTGTTGAGCCAAAGCAAGATAAAGCGCGTTACGTTCACGAAAAATATGATGGCTTACCGGGTCACTGGTTGCTAGTTTCGTATAAAGGCGCTGCATGGGAGCCGAAGAAAAAAGACCGAGCGGCACTTGATCTGATCTCACAGCTTTATTTCTCTGAAAACTCAGCATTGTATCAAGAGTTAGTGGTAGACAAACAGCTTGCAAGCCAAATGTTTACCTATAACCCTGAAACCAAAGACCCTGGTCTTCTACATGTTTTCGTTAAAGTAGAAGATGAAAAAGATTTGGCGACAGTGCGTGATGCAATCAATAACACTTACGCAAAAGCACGCACAGAGCTGGTAGATGAAAATAAACTTGCTGCACTTAAATCAAACCTAAAGTACAGCTTTATTAACGGCCTTGACTCATCACAATCTATTGCTTCGACACTCGCGAGCTACATGCATTTTGAGCGTGATCCTGAAGTGGTGAATGCGCTATATGCAAGTGCTGATAAAGTCACTGCAAAAGATATTCGTGATATTGCCAATAAATACTTTGTGGACAGCAGCCGCACAACGGTGACTATGTCTGCACTTGAGTCTGTCTCTGGTTTTGATAAGGAAGTTAACTTAGACAAATTAGTGGCAAAAATGGACAAGCCAGTAACGCGTCATTTCAACGTATTAGACAAGACCAATAACTCACCGCTGGTAGATGTGAACTTTCTTTTTTACACAGGTGCTGCTGCCGATCCTGCAGGTAAAAAAGGTCTTGCTGCGCTTACTGCAGCTATGATTGCCAATGGTGGAAGTGAGTCACAATCATACAAAGAAATTCAAAAGGCGCTGTACCCGATTGCTGGTAGCTTTGGCTATCAAATCGATAAAGAAATGATTTCTTTACGTGGTCGTATTCATAAAGACAATGCTGATCAATGGTATGGCATTGTGAGTCAGCAGCTTTTGACCCCGGGGTTCAGAGAAGATGATTTTAAACGTCTGAAAAAAGAGCTAATCGACGGCATTAAGGCTGGTTTGAAAGCGTCAAATGATGAAGAGCTAGGTAAAGAAGTGCTTTATCACGAGCTGTACAAAGGCCACCCATACGAAAGCTATAACTTTGGTGATTTATCAGACTTAGAAGCAATCACTCTTGATGACGTTAAGGCTTTTTACGCTCAGCAATTTACTCAAGCTAAACTAAACGTGGGTATCACAGGTGCACTCGATAAACAGCTAAAAGAAGCGATGTTTAACGACCTTGCGGCTTTACCTAAAGGCGAAGAAGCGCGTTTACAAGTGCCTGATGCCCCTAAACTATCTGGCCATCACGCAACCATCGTAGAAAAGAATGCAAAATCAACAGCGGTCTCTTTTGGTTTCCCAATCGACACGGTTCGTAGCAGTAAAGACTGGGCCGCGCTTTGGTTAGTGCGTTCATACTTTGGTGAGCACCGCAGTTCAAACAGCCACTTGTACCAGCGTATCCGTCAGGTTCGTGGCATGAACTATGGTGATTATGCATATATCGAATACTTCCCTCGTGGTATGTTCCAAACTAAGCCGGATGCAAACTTAGGTCGTAGTGAGCAAATTTTCCAGGTGTGGTTACGCCCACTTCGTTCTAATAACGATGCCCATTTTGCAACGCGCACTGCATTGTTTGAACTCGATAAGCTGATCAAAGAAGGGATGAGCAAAGCAGACTTTGAAGCAACACGTAACTTCTTAATCAACTTTGTGCCGCAAATGGTGGCGAGCCAAGATAGACAGCTAGGTTATGCACTTGATAGCCAGTTCTACAACACCGATGAGTTTGTTGCTTATGTGACAAAGCAGCTAGCGTCGCTGTCTGTTGAAGATATCAATCGCGTTATCAAAGAGAATTTGCAGACCGAAGATATTCACTATGTGTTTATCACTGGTGATGCAAAAGATATGGCGAAGCGCCTAAGTGCTGAGCAGTCATCTCCTATGACTTATAACACGAAAAAGCCTGATATATTACTGGCAGAAGATGCTGAAATTGCTACATACCCGCTCAATATTCCAAGTAAGAATATTAAAACGTTGGATGTAGAAAAAGTGTTTGAATAA
- the plsY gene encoding glycerol-3-phosphate 1-O-acyltransferase PlsY, with product MLISLMCVCAYLLGSISSAILVCRLFNLPDPRFNGSNNPGATNVLRLGGKIPAALVLVFDILKGTIPVWGAYFLKIEPVWLGAIAVSACLGHIYPIFFHFNGGKAVATAFGALLPIGLSLGGLLISTWLVVLAITRYSSLAAIVAVAAAPLYTWWIKPLYTMPVSFLTVVIIIRHRANIKRLLSGKEPKVGKKSKD from the coding sequence GTGTTAATCAGTTTAATGTGCGTATGTGCTTATTTATTGGGATCGATTTCCTCAGCGATTCTGGTGTGTCGGTTATTCAACCTGCCAGATCCACGCTTTAATGGTTCTAATAATCCAGGCGCAACCAATGTATTAAGATTGGGAGGAAAGATCCCAGCTGCGCTGGTGCTCGTCTTCGATATTCTAAAGGGAACCATCCCGGTGTGGGGAGCCTACTTTCTGAAAATAGAGCCTGTATGGTTAGGTGCAATAGCCGTAAGCGCATGCCTAGGTCACATTTATCCTATATTCTTCCACTTTAACGGTGGTAAAGCAGTAGCAACGGCATTTGGTGCGCTATTACCTATCGGCTTGTCATTGGGTGGGCTATTGATTAGTACGTGGCTCGTGGTGCTAGCGATAACACGCTACTCTTCGCTCGCAGCGATTGTCGCAGTCGCAGCTGCTCCACTTTACACATGGTGGATAAAACCGCTTTATACGATGCCGGTTAGCTTTTTAACTGTGGTGATTATTATTCGTCATAGGGCAAATATTAAAAGGCTCTTGAGTGGTAAAGAGCCCAAGGTGGGGAAAAAGTCTAAAGACTAG
- a CDS encoding DUF3369 domain-containing protein — protein MSGFLFSDEVLESPTNKMAETYWDILVVDDEEDIHQVTKLVLSGFKFENKALRFHHAYSAQEAKAILDTEQNISVGLIDVVMESNHAGLDLVRYIRDDLANFDIRLVLRTGQPGEAPEESVIRDYDINDYKNKTELTAVKLKTLLYSALRAHRDIQTIEKYKMGLERIIDASSNFLKCSNIQDFASTILSHVSAVMGLSDSEIYCAAAVNHQANEPTKFKLLAASGAGVEPSIVTLPENVQNLFIETHNKKASIKTRNEYIDYFPSREGSETMIYVSKDSELHSMDFQLLEFFANNIALAYDNLKLRETVKDSQKELSYILGEAVEKRSKETGSHVKRVAHYSMLLAQLYGLSHYQAEIIKLASPLHDIGKISIPDQILNKPGKLTDEEWIIMQTHAQQGFEILKNSTNEILQCGALIAHQHHEKWDGSGYPRGLKGEQINIVGRITALADVFDALGSERCYKPAWPLDKVIDLLNTQSGKQFEPKLVDLFLKNLEQFIEIRDRYPD, from the coding sequence GTGAGCGGATTTTTGTTCTCAGATGAAGTGCTAGAAAGCCCTACAAATAAAATGGCCGAAACCTACTGGGATATTCTGGTTGTAGATGATGAAGAAGACATTCACCAAGTGACTAAACTGGTGTTGTCTGGCTTTAAATTTGAGAATAAAGCACTGAGATTTCATCACGCCTACTCTGCACAAGAAGCAAAAGCCATCTTGGACACGGAGCAGAATATCTCTGTAGGCCTCATTGATGTCGTAATGGAAAGTAATCATGCAGGGCTTGATTTAGTACGATATATCCGCGATGACTTAGCAAACTTTGATATTCGCCTTGTATTGCGAACAGGTCAACCAGGAGAAGCCCCGGAAGAATCGGTCATTCGCGATTACGATATTAATGACTATAAGAACAAAACCGAGCTCACTGCCGTCAAGCTAAAAACACTACTCTATTCTGCTTTACGGGCTCACCGGGATATTCAAACCATCGAAAAGTACAAAATGGGACTTGAACGCATTATTGATGCATCCTCTAACTTTTTGAAGTGTAGCAATATTCAGGATTTTGCATCAACCATATTATCCCATGTATCCGCAGTAATGGGATTATCTGATTCGGAAATATATTGTGCAGCTGCGGTAAACCACCAAGCCAACGAACCGACAAAATTTAAACTACTTGCAGCCTCAGGGGCAGGCGTAGAACCTAGTATTGTTACCTTGCCCGAGAATGTACAAAATCTGTTTATAGAAACACATAATAAAAAAGCATCGATAAAGACCCGTAACGAATATATTGACTACTTCCCTTCGCGAGAAGGGAGTGAAACGATGATTTATGTGAGTAAGGACAGCGAACTTCATAGCATGGACTTCCAGCTACTTGAATTTTTTGCAAACAATATTGCACTAGCCTACGACAACTTGAAGTTGCGTGAAACCGTCAAAGATTCTCAAAAAGAGCTTTCTTATATTTTGGGTGAAGCCGTCGAAAAACGCTCGAAAGAAACCGGCTCACACGTAAAACGCGTGGCACATTATAGTATGCTTTTAGCTCAGCTTTACGGACTCTCTCACTACCAAGCAGAAATCATCAAACTCGCCTCTCCGCTCCATGACATTGGCAAAATCAGTATTCCAGATCAAATCCTAAATAAACCCGGAAAACTCACTGATGAAGAATGGATAATTATGCAGACGCATGCGCAGCAAGGGTTTGAAATCTTAAAAAATTCAACAAATGAGATTTTGCAGTGTGGCGCATTAATCGCACATCAACATCACGAAAAGTGGGATGGTTCAGGCTATCCTAGGGGTTTAAAGGGAGAGCAAATTAACATTGTCGGCAGGATCACTGCTCTGGCAGATGTCTTTGATGCACTAGGAAGTGAGCGATGTTATAAGCCCGCTTGGCCACTAGATAAAGTAATAGATTTGCTAAATACTCAAAGTGGTAAACAATTTGAACCCAAATTGGTTGACCTTTTTCTAAAAAATCTGGAACAATTTATTGAGATACGTGACAGGTATCCTGACTAA
- a CDS encoding putative signal transducing protein, with the protein MSEQPFHWVQLCAISGFVEAHLLKGQLEQANIQVRLQGEHLSGAIGEIPAEQAAIKLFVYAIKLPEAQEILVNYNKSRHRSAAELSDWLCNHCAELNGPAFEYCWQCGNKHEQSK; encoded by the coding sequence ATGAGTGAACAGCCTTTTCATTGGGTGCAATTGTGCGCTATCAGTGGCTTTGTTGAAGCACATTTACTCAAAGGTCAACTAGAACAAGCGAATATTCAGGTTCGCTTACAAGGTGAGCATTTGTCAGGGGCTATTGGTGAAATTCCAGCAGAGCAAGCTGCCATTAAGCTCTTTGTTTATGCAATAAAGTTACCCGAGGCTCAGGAAATATTGGTAAACTATAACAAATCACGTCATCGCAGTGCCGCCGAGCTGTCGGATTGGCTATGTAACCACTGTGCAGAATTAAATGGACCAGCGTTTGAATATTGCTGGCAATGTGGAAATAAGCATGAGCAAAGCAAATAA
- a CDS encoding DUF2721 domain-containing protein: protein MTLTTPGLLFPAISLLLLAYTNRFLVLAQLIRELNAREGDTIRSLVKAQIENLRKRIRLIRRMQVWGVIAFLLCTSSMFALFLEISLLGVTLFGASLCSLTLSLLLSLYEIHISCDAIELELQNIEKKPQQD from the coding sequence ATGACTCTAACAACACCGGGCCTATTATTCCCAGCAATTTCTTTATTGCTACTCGCTTACACCAATCGCTTTTTGGTACTCGCACAATTGATCCGTGAATTAAACGCCCGAGAAGGCGACACCATAAGATCTTTGGTTAAAGCACAAATAGAAAACTTAAGAAAACGAATTAGACTGATCAGACGGATGCAAGTATGGGGTGTAATCGCATTTTTACTCTGCACGTCTTCAATGTTTGCCCTGTTTCTTGAAATATCCTTACTTGGCGTCACATTGTTTGGTGCGAGTCTGTGTAGCCTAACCTTGTCATTGCTACTTTCTCTTTATGAAATCCACATTTCTTGCGATGCAATCGAACTAGAATTGCAAAATATCGAGAAAAAACCTCAACAAGATTAG
- the tsaD gene encoding tRNA (adenosine(37)-N6)-threonylcarbamoyltransferase complex transferase subunit TsaD: protein MRILGIESSCDETGIAIYDDEQGLLAHQLYSQVKVHADYGGVVPELASRDHVRKTIPLIEGAFAQAGCGPEDLDGIAYTAGPGLVGALLVGTSIGRSLAFGWGIPAVAVHHMEGHLLAPMLEDDKPDFPFVALLVSGGHTMMVKVSGIGEYEVLGESVDDAAGEAFDKTAKLLGLDYPGGPMLAKMATQGQAGRFTFPKPMTDRPGLDFSFSGLKTAAANTIRNEGDDEQTKADIAHAFQTAVVETLAIKCKRALKETGIKSLVIAGGVSANTELRQKLERMMLGMKGRVYYPRTEFCTDNGAMIAYAGMQRLKAGQHAPLDMKTKPRWPLDSLEKV from the coding sequence TTGCGTATTTTGGGTATAGAATCCTCATGTGATGAGACGGGTATTGCTATTTATGATGATGAGCAAGGGCTGTTGGCACATCAATTATATTCTCAGGTAAAAGTACACGCCGATTATGGTGGGGTAGTGCCTGAACTTGCTTCTCGTGATCATGTACGCAAAACAATTCCTCTGATAGAAGGTGCTTTCGCCCAAGCGGGTTGCGGTCCTGAAGACCTTGATGGCATTGCTTATACCGCAGGGCCGGGTTTGGTCGGTGCTTTGTTGGTTGGCACCTCAATAGGTCGCTCGTTAGCGTTTGGTTGGGGGATCCCAGCTGTTGCCGTACATCATATGGAAGGCCATTTGCTTGCCCCTATGCTTGAAGACGATAAACCAGATTTCCCATTCGTCGCGCTGTTAGTATCTGGTGGCCATACTATGATGGTCAAAGTCTCAGGTATCGGTGAATATGAAGTACTTGGTGAGTCAGTGGATGATGCCGCTGGTGAAGCATTTGATAAAACTGCCAAGCTACTCGGTCTTGATTATCCTGGCGGCCCAATGCTTGCGAAAATGGCGACACAGGGTCAAGCAGGGCGATTTACTTTTCCAAAACCGATGACAGACAGACCTGGTCTGGATTTTAGTTTCAGTGGATTGAAAACCGCAGCGGCAAACACGATCCGTAATGAAGGCGATGATGAGCAAACGAAAGCAGATATTGCTCATGCCTTTCAAACAGCAGTCGTAGAAACGCTAGCGATTAAGTGTAAGCGAGCACTAAAAGAAACCGGCATTAAAAGCCTTGTGATTGCAGGTGGCGTCAGCGCCAATACTGAACTTAGGCAAAAGCTTGAGCGCATGATGCTTGGTATGAAAGGGCGGGTTTATTACCCGCGCACTGAGTTTTGTACAGACAATGGGGCGATGATAGCTTATGCAGGAATGCAGCGCCTAAAAGCAGGTCAGCATGCGCCACTTGATATGAAGACTAAACCGCGTTGGCCGCTGGATAGTCTAGAAAAAGTCTAG
- a CDS encoding undecaprenyl-diphosphate phosphatase: MSFIEIVVLAIIQGLTEFLPISSSAHLLLPSQVLGWQDQGLAFDVAVHVGTLLAVVIYFRQDIVSLLAGWFKSFSGTHSKESRLTWCIVVATIPFVILAPLLKDIVEVYLRSAWVIATSTIVFGLLLWYADVKAKQIKDEFALNWKSALILGLAQITAVIPGTSRSGITITAGLLLGLDKKSAARFSFLMSIPVISMMGLYYSLELATGDEVVDWNALLSGAVLSFISAYACIFFFLKIIERMGMMPFVIYRLLLGVGLIAFLSLS, from the coding sequence ATGAGCTTTATTGAGATTGTCGTCCTTGCAATTATTCAAGGTCTCACTGAATTTTTACCTATTTCGAGTTCTGCCCACTTACTGCTACCTTCTCAGGTACTAGGTTGGCAAGATCAGGGTCTTGCCTTTGATGTTGCTGTTCATGTTGGTACTTTGCTGGCTGTCGTTATTTATTTTCGACAAGACATTGTCAGCCTACTGGCAGGATGGTTCAAGTCATTCTCAGGTACGCACTCAAAAGAAAGCCGGCTGACTTGGTGTATTGTGGTTGCCACTATACCATTCGTGATTTTAGCTCCACTACTTAAAGATATCGTAGAAGTTTATTTACGTAGCGCTTGGGTGATTGCAACATCGACGATAGTATTTGGTTTACTGCTTTGGTATGCCGACGTGAAAGCGAAACAAATCAAGGACGAATTTGCCTTAAACTGGAAAAGCGCATTGATACTGGGGCTTGCGCAAATTACAGCTGTCATTCCCGGCACATCGCGTTCAGGCATTACCATCACCGCAGGTTTATTACTCGGGCTTGATAAGAAAAGTGCGGCGCGCTTTTCGTTTTTAATGTCTATTCCAGTTATTTCGATGATGGGACTGTATTACAGTTTAGAGCTTGCTACCGGCGATGAAGTGGTTGATTGGAATGCGTTATTAAGTGGTGCGGTACTGTCGTTTATCTCAGCTTATGCCTGTATCTTCTTTTTCCTGAAAATCATAGAGCGCATGGGCATGATGCCATTTGTCATTTACCGCTTGTTACTTGGGGTGGGATTAATCGCTTTCTTGAGCCTAAGTTAA
- the folK gene encoding 2-amino-4-hydroxy-6-hydroxymethyldihydropteridine diphosphokinase, with the protein MAQIFISLGSNIEKEKNLLSGLRVLIEHFPDFQHSSVFESEAVGFAGNNFYNSVFAAQTQLSLDEVYKLLKSIEYDHGRRCSEKKFSPRTLDLDILFYDHLICSSPAQLPRDEITKNAFVLQPLAELAPDFIHPVEGKTIAQLWQEYHNPTQKLWKVEFPKQ; encoded by the coding sequence ATGGCACAAATTTTTATCAGTCTCGGCTCAAACATAGAAAAAGAAAAAAATTTGCTGAGTGGCTTGAGGGTATTGATAGAACACTTTCCGGATTTTCAACATTCGAGTGTTTTTGAGAGTGAAGCCGTCGGGTTTGCAGGAAATAACTTCTATAACTCGGTCTTTGCAGCACAAACACAGCTGTCTTTAGACGAAGTGTATAAACTGCTCAAATCGATAGAATACGATCATGGTCGTCGCTGTAGTGAAAAGAAGTTTAGTCCACGTACATTAGATCTCGATATTCTCTTTTATGACCACCTTATTTGTTCATCACCCGCTCAGTTGCCTCGGGATGAAATAACCAAAAATGCCTTCGTGCTTCAGCCATTAGCTGAACTAGCTCCTGATTTTATCCATCCTGTTGAGGGTAAAACCATTGCTCAGTTATGGCAGGAGTATCACAACCCAACTCAAAAATTATGGAAAGTGGAGTTTCCCAAGCAATGA
- a CDS encoding YjaG family protein yields MSKANNFQRIRELNYLQKAVLGAAIIERMLPNYSLFSEATGFGDEQVLRNALNLIWEKILLPKSKISLEKLVEKVEPNVPELSEFDMFGTYPAIDVATALLGMLQGLMTKDEHEFVSVAKISQATVAKYIEFMLMAEDISPTNELVREHPQMQYEIEILAELIEHVENMGRISSESVKSLKALALADGQTNIGLELE; encoded by the coding sequence ATGAGCAAAGCAAATAACTTTCAAAGAATTAGAGAGTTAAATTATCTTCAAAAGGCAGTCTTAGGCGCTGCTATTATAGAACGTATGTTGCCAAATTATTCACTATTTAGTGAGGCAACGGGTTTTGGCGACGAGCAAGTACTCAGAAATGCGCTGAATTTAATCTGGGAGAAAATATTACTGCCAAAGAGCAAAATTAGCTTAGAAAAGCTGGTTGAAAAGGTAGAACCAAATGTACCTGAGCTCAGTGAGTTTGATATGTTTGGTACCTATCCCGCAATCGACGTAGCGACAGCGTTGTTAGGCATGTTGCAAGGTCTGATGACAAAAGATGAACATGAGTTTGTAAGCGTTGCCAAAATTTCTCAGGCAACGGTAGCTAAATACATCGAGTTTATGTTGATGGCGGAAGATATATCTCCAACGAATGAGCTAGTGCGTGAGCACCCGCAGATGCAGTATGAAATTGAAATCCTCGCTGAGCTTATCGAACATGTGGAAAATATGGGGCGTATTAGCAGCGAATCAGTGAAGTCGCTGAAGGCCTTGGCACTGGCTGACGGCCAAACAAATATTGGTTTGGAACTTGAGTAG
- the folB gene encoding dihydroneopterin aldolase: MDKVYISQLHVEAIIGVYDFEKESKQSLYFDVEMLTDISAAARHDDINLAVDYAKVSECIIAHTQAKPVELLETLVEQLATMILNEFNVQQVLIKVSKPAAVPQAQTVGVEIVRKK, encoded by the coding sequence ATGGATAAAGTCTATATCTCACAGCTACACGTCGAAGCCATAATAGGAGTGTACGACTTTGAAAAAGAAAGTAAACAAAGCCTTTACTTTGATGTTGAGATGTTGACCGATATTAGCGCTGCCGCTCGTCATGACGATATTAATTTGGCGGTTGATTATGCCAAAGTGAGTGAGTGTATTATTGCGCATACCCAAGCAAAACCAGTTGAGCTATTAGAAACCTTAGTTGAACAGCTTGCTACAATGATCCTAAATGAATTTAATGTACAACAAGTGCTTATAAAAGTGAGTAAACCTGCTGCCGTGCCACAAGCACAAACGGTTGGTGTAGAAATTGTGCGTAAGAAGTAG
- a CDS encoding methylenetetrahydrofolate reductase — translation MALTLQEKIIDPNQGVYLIGTTPPKIGTDPEQLKSIAAKLLGRLHEIEYDGVIIYDIQDESSRTQVPRPFPFKHTVDPCEYSQLIRELSHLDVITYKSVAQRDSEAFGDWLSSTKQQYGLNNLVLVGSPSSQGDIKLPLSEAYKVLKHHQDDFFLGGVTIAERHASKRNEHERLIDKTEQGCQFFVSQAVYDAQATIDLITSYARTCKQQGQTPKRIILTFTPCGGEKTLQFMEWLGISVPEATKWRMLDADNTLSESIRICRENLDQILKSCSHLDISLGLNIESLTNRKEEIDASINLYRLLKATMELCLAEKQIA, via the coding sequence ATGGCTTTAACGCTTCAAGAGAAAATCATTGACCCTAACCAAGGGGTATATTTAATTGGTACCACACCACCTAAGATTGGCACCGACCCAGAGCAGCTAAAATCAATTGCCGCTAAACTTTTAGGCCGTTTACATGAGATTGAATACGACGGCGTGATCATCTATGACATTCAAGATGAAAGCAGCCGTACTCAAGTACCACGCCCATTTCCTTTTAAGCACACCGTTGATCCGTGTGAATATAGCCAGTTGATCCGCGAATTGTCACACCTTGATGTAATTACGTATAAAAGTGTGGCACAGCGCGATAGTGAAGCTTTTGGCGATTGGTTAAGCAGCACCAAACAGCAATATGGGTTAAACAATCTAGTATTAGTGGGCAGCCCGTCTTCACAAGGCGATATTAAATTACCGCTTTCCGAAGCCTATAAAGTATTGAAGCATCATCAAGATGACTTTTTCTTAGGTGGTGTAACGATTGCAGAGCGCCATGCCAGTAAGCGTAATGAACACGAAAGGCTGATAGATAAAACAGAGCAAGGCTGCCAATTCTTTGTTTCCCAAGCAGTGTATGATGCTCAAGCAACCATAGATCTTATCACGAGCTATGCTCGCACCTGTAAACAGCAAGGGCAAACACCAAAACGCATTATTCTTACCTTTACTCCATGTGGTGGGGAAAAAACCTTGCAGTTTATGGAATGGCTGGGGATTTCAGTACCAGAAGCAACCAAATGGCGCATGTTAGATGCAGACAATACACTAAGTGAGTCAATTCGTATTTGTAGAGAAAATCTGGATCAAATCTTAAAAAGCTGCTCACATCTAGATATTTCTCTTGGCTTAAATATTGAGAGCTTAACAAACCGCAAAGAAGAAATTGATGCGTCGATAAACCTTTACAGGCTGTTGAAGGCGACCATGGAATTATGCCTTGCGGAAAAGCAAATTGCTTAA